The Miscanthus floridulus cultivar M001 chromosome 6, ASM1932011v1, whole genome shotgun sequence genomic interval catcgtacgtgacagattgttcaaaaccttctcaattttttaccatagcctccacgtatgatatcatgagattttgataaatctcatgattttcagacttcatttgttttttagaatttaaaaaccattcggccacacgttcgtggtcgggtTTTATGAACAAGATGTTTaaaaattcttttcatttcctaggcAAGGCctcaaaatggactcaataacatgaatataatttttccactcattttattccattatttgaatcacttgcagttcaaatttgacttataccaaaaaaaattctaaacgcaataaattaattaaatatatgaaacgaattcagaaatataccaaattttaacatgtagtaacacatgttgtatgtggatggtagaaaaagtttggagggcaggagAGAAAAATAAGTtttggatttgccgagtgttggggAAAAATACTCGGTAAACTTATAATTTTACCGAGTGCtggataaaaacactcggcaaactgattattttgccgagtgctttggaaaaatactcggcaaagttgCACTTTTGCTAACGGCCAGCACGCCGTCAGATGGCCGTCGCACATGCCGGTCACGTGATACGATTTTGCTGAGTATTAATTTATTGCCGAGTGTCGTATcgtggtttgtcgagtgtctagTCTACACTCAGCAAATCTTGTTTTTTACCAAGTGTAATATATATGCCGAGTGTCTTACTTCTTACACTCTGGCAAATTAGCTTTTTATCGAGTGCCCGATTAATTGCACTCGGTATATTTACTGTTTCGGGTAGTGAGGCTCGGAATGGACCAGAGGCTCTGCATTCGCCGCGTGGCTCTCTCGGGGGTGCGGCCATGGCAGCAGCGCAGGAGAGAAAGAGGTGAGAGAGGAGGCCAAAATTGGCCGGGTCGCGCCGCTCGATCTATATGTACACCGCGGGGGTGTCCCGGGTGCAAAAATAGACAgtcgttgctgctgctcctccgatcTTCACtcttctcctttccttcctcCCAGCCGCGCGCACGGAGGGAAGGGGAAGAAGAGATTAGAAGGGCGCCGGAAGGAGATGAACGCAGCTACACTGACTAGCCAATAACTAGGAAAAATCAAAACTAGGGTCGGCttggcaggcggcggcggcgcgcggtggGCGGGGGGAGCGACCTTCGACGCGCCCTTCTCCCAGCCTTCGTCTGCTCGATCGGTTCAAGAACACGCCGGAATTGATCAAGCCTCGCATTGCACGCCGCCGAGCGAGTCTCGATCCATGCCTGCGCCTGCCCCTGCCATTGACGCCGTGCCGCttcttccgccgccgccgccgtcgcttaGCGGCTGCGACGGCTGGTACTGACTCATCGCTCTGGATGTAGCTATAGGTACCTCTCGATTGACATGCTGTTCTAACAACTTCTAACAAGCCTCAAACACAAACAAAGGTACGGTACGGTGTCAATTTTTGATCGAATTGCATGCTGCTGTGAATCGTGAATTTCTAATTGAGTGCCTCGGATGCATGCATGGAAAATGATACGAAGAAGCCGCCCTGCCGCCGGCTGCCACTGGCGCCGGAGGGGCAACAACCGCTCGGTAGCCAGGATGGCAATCGCGGTCGGTCATTTCCACGACCTCAAGCCCCCCGCCGTGCGGGACCGGCACTACAGCCTCTACTCCGTCGCGCTGCTCGACAGGCCGCTGCTCAACAGGGATCATAGGgatcacgccgccgccgccgccggaggggGCCACACCGGCCTGTCCCAGCGGCGCCGGAGCCAGTCCTCCCCGTGCTTCACGACCGTCGTCGCGCCTGCCGGCTCGGAACACGCGGACCGGTCCGAGAGCAAGATGCCGCGCGTGGAGATCGTCGCGGGCCGCCACGCCCGCGGCGTGCGCGAGCTCATCGCGGAAGCCGCGGCCGCAATCGCGTCCGGGACCCGGCTTGTCGCCGCGCAGAGCGGCCTCGGCGGGGCGCTGCTGCTTGAAGGCAGCCGCGCTGGCGAGCACGTCGCGGTCATCAAGCCGCTCGACGACGCTGCGACCGCCGCTGGGTCGCCGCCGGCGAGCGGCGGTGGGTACGAGAGCAGGACCGTGCTGCGGGAGGTGGCCGCCTTCCTCCTCGACCACGACGGCTTCGCCAGTGTGGAGCCGACCGCGCTGATCAAGATCTCGCGCCCCGCGACGGCGACGACCGTGGCGTCGATCCAGCGCTTCGTGGCGCACGAGTACGACGCCGGCGAGCTGGGCCCGTCGCGGTTCTCGGTGGCCTCCGTGCACCGAGTCGGCATCCTCGACGTCCGCCTCCTCAACATCGACCGCCACGCCGGCAACATCCTCGTCAAGAACCCGGCGAGCTTCCAGTGCGCCCACGGCGGCtcatccacgccgccgccgctagaCCTCGTGCCgatcgaccacggcctctgcctgcCGGAGCAGCTCGACGACCCGTACTTCGAGTGGCTGCACTGGCCGCAGTCCTCCCTGCCCTTCACTGACGACGAGCTGGCGTACGTGGCGTCACTAGACCCGTTCAAGGACGCCGAGACGCTCCGCGCTGAGCTGCCGTCCCTGAAGGAGCCCGCCATCCGGATCCTCACCGTCTGCACCATCTTCCTGAAGCGCGCGGCCGCGGCGGGGCTCTGCCTCGCCGACATCGGCGACATGATGACCCGCGAGTTCACGGCTCAGCAGGATGGGCTGAGCACACTCGAGGCGCTGTGCAAGCAAGTGCACGACTCCGTCCTCCCACGTCTGCTGCCCTCCTTCCCACACCCCTCGCCCGACGGCGACGGCGTCGACGAGGGTACAACCGTCTCCGGCGGGCGGAAGCACGTGTCGTTCAGCGACCTGAGCTTCGCGGAGTGGGTGTCATTCTTGGAGAGGTTCGAGCAGCTGCTGCCGGCGGCGCTCGAGGCCAAGAAGAGCGCTGGGCTAgggatgtcgtcgtcgtcgttctgACCCAAGCTGACCGTACTACGTACTAGTCGATCACCACCACCatttgcgtgcgtgcgtgcgtgcgtgcttgTGCGGGCGCAAGATCTGTACACGTGTGCATGCCAGCTTAACGGGTAACTGAGCTTGCATGTGCATGTAGCGACTACTCCTAGCTCCATCTGGATCGGATGCCTTTTGTGTCTGCGTAGGGTACGACGAGGAAGGCCGTGTAAGAGGAGACGATCCATCTTGTACGATGGCATGCATTATGCATGCTGTAGGGAGCTGCTCTGGAACACCCTTCCAAAGACGCTGACGTGTCGGGCAATGCCATCCGATACTTTGAACAACAACGACTCTTCCCCAGGCAGGCGTGTCTCCACAAATCTATACGTTATTATATATACAGAACACGTACGAGAAGTACCCTGATGAAAATTGTATATAACGTAGGATCCGTGTGATGTGGATTATATTTTCCGCAATGACGGCACACACCGGAAACTAGCTACATATGGCTATACAATAAAACCCCGTGCTTTTGGACGGGATTACATTAGAACGAAGATAGAAATGTATAATTATTACCTTTGGAAATACATGGAGGAAGCTGATCATGGTGTCTGATGGCACAAAACTTTGCGGAGCATATATAAATTCTGATTACTTGTCTAACTTGGTTTGGTGCTCCGCTCTACGGGGGCAGAGAGTTAGGGCAAATATAAGTGATGCGCTTATTAGGATGCGTATATAGTAAGAAATTGAGTAAAATCAttgatattttttttttgtttttggcgtAGGTGTGTTGAGACCCAATGCTCTGTATATACATCCACCTTTGTCAGCTTAGGTTCGAAAAAAAGAAATGCAACTTTCATCCATGTGAGCCTGGTCTAGTGGATGCAATGACCTGGTCCTAGACAAGGGTGGATGTCTCACCAGTCACCACCCTCTCTCATTTGCACTCCATCTCTTATAAGAGCAACTCTAGAGAAACTTTAGCAGTAGTCCTTAAATCATGGCCCCTACTTTTGATTTGGAGGTCCTACTTCTAGATGTCCATTTTCTGGGTTCAACTTCAACAATAGCCACAAAATTAGGACCCTTACTTTTCTTATGACACGTAGGACCCATCTATCACTGACACGATGCGAGATGGTGATGGTGTTCAGGTGCGGTGAATGCAGAATGTAACACCCCTTGTGTTAAGTATGGTCATTAGCCTTGATCTAGGAAAACATTAGGTTAAGAGAATTAGTAAGAGGTTGCATAAGGGAAACTCTAAAAATGTGAAGTTAAAACAGAATTCTTTAAAAAATGTAATGTGAAGCCTTAGGTCAACTCAATTTGTAGTGTTCATGTTGAAACCCTAGCAAGCTCCTACATTTAACTTGAAATTAAACCACATCAAATTTGAAGATTTCTAAGAGCTAGAGGTTTAATGATAAATCAAGATAGGAGAAAGACCCTAAAAACTGGCAAGTTTCAAAAATAAAAGGCATCATGTTTTACAAAACTAGGGCAAACCTTATGATTCAATTTAAATTAAGGATGCAAAAGGGTAAATTTGTTCCTCCATTAATAAGCCTTAAATAAATTCATGGACGAAATACCAAAGAGATGGTTAAATAAATAATACATGATAATATGATAAAGTTACTAACAACCTCAAAATGATGATTAAATAACTTTTGGGATAATTTTCATATAGAGGTTAAACTCTATTAAATAAGGTTAGACtaaatttttgcaaaaaaaaattagtTTGAACAATTATTCAATATATGTAAAAAATGTGAACATAATTCAGTTTGATGGATACATGAATTGTGGCCTCAACTTATAACTACAAAGAAACAAAAACAAGATCACTCTAGATTTTCATATGGTCCTTGTCTTGCTTTCACATTAGAATTAACTAGAATCACTCTGTCAAAAATTAAAAGTAGAATTAAGGAGTGGAGCTCTAAAAAAACAGGCCTAGACAGGCCGAAGTAGGCGATTTGGTTGGAAACAAACCAAGAATAGACACGGaacactagggatgaaaacggtacgaatatttttcgaccgtattcgaaaccgaatccgtttagaggggttgagatctgtccgtatccgagttcggatatccaacatccgataccgtatccgtatccgaatactcaaatcgtatatttatgatgtcgatatccaatcgtatcctatccgacatagttgacactatccgtattcgaatccgaatatggacagaaatatgaaaacaaatgtaatatcggtgatatgtgtccatatccgatccgttttcatccctaccgaaCACGCCCGGGCCAAGCCCACTTAGCCCAGCCCACGGGCAAAATCCACACCACACTCCGTTCCCCTTCTCCCAATTGCTCCTCCACTTCAATCGCAGGGACGCCCACGGCCCCCACTGCCCACCGGTGATCTCGCCGCCGCGACGCGACGCACCACAGCCGGCGCCGGCCTCCTTCGTCCAGCAAGTATCCCCTGTGGTCCTGTGCGCCCGAATCACCTCTTAATTTCGTGCCTAGCCGACCGCGTTTCGCAGAGGTCGCGACATGCCCGTCTCGGCCTCTCCTCCTGCCCAGCCCGCGGCaccgccccctcctcctcctcccgctgcTCCTGCCCCTCCGGTCAGCCCCGCCGCCTCGTGCTTCTTGTTCGGATGATCGTGCCTGCAGCCCGCTCATTTTGTGCCATTTTTTTTTCGCTTCTCACGTGTCTGAGTGCGGATGGATGATCCAGGAGGAGACGGAGGCGACTGCCGGTTCACCTTCGAGGGCTTCAGCAGTGGGGACGGTGAACTGGGGAACGGCCACGCTCGTTGGGGTCTTCGCTGGGCTGCTATACGGCGGGAGCAGGGAGGCCTCCGCCTCCGTCGTAAGTTGCTGCTCTACTCTAGTCTCCTTGCCGCATCTTTTGTTCTGTTACTCTATATTAGCTGGTAGTATGTTAGCTAGATGACTTGTTTCAAACAGACTTATTCAACCAATCACAAAAGATAAAGTGGATCATAATTGTTGCTATGCTTCAATGGCCATTTTGTATTGTTGTCCATTTCTCCTGCTGTTTTCTTCATTCCTAAAATCATACCAAGGTCCTATCATCTCATGTTTCATATCTCACCATTAGTTGAAGCGGACATTGTGGGATCGCACATATGATTCTAGTATTCTCTTTGCAATCAAGCAAAACTATTAAATATATAACAGTCCATACTGTACCGATGAATCTACAAATATATTTAAATGGAAATTAGGTTTCCACAGCTTCCCAAAACTTCAATAGATATGATACTTACCTCAATCTCCCTTTTATCCTAGGTGAATAGTTCTATCCTCGTCCTAGAATTGTGAACATGCTACAAGTTGAAAATGCCTTTCCCTGAAAGCAATGTATGTGTCATGTATTGTAACAGAGTAAGGATGCTGAGGTGATGCTGAAGATGGGAAGCACCACTGACAAGCGTGAACAGTATAGATTGATGAGAGATGCCATGGAGAAAAGGTTCATCCGGGTTGCCAAAGGTTCACTAGTCGGGGGTGTTCGGCTAGGGATGTTTACTGCAAATTTCTTTGGTATACAGAACCTTCTTATCGATACTCGTGGAGTTCATGATGTATTCAACATTGCTGCAGCTGGCTCTGCTACTGCAGCTGCTTTTGGGCTTATATGTATGTCTCTCACCATATTCTGTCTCTAACATAGTTTTGGTTTATGGAAAGATACCTAAAGTATTGTTCTGATTTAACATTGTATGATTTTGAGTAATCGTATGAAATATGTGAAGTACTATGAAGCACATAAAAGAACTATTATGGAATGAGCAGAATCAGAGCATTTGGTATTTTTAATCCTCTGTAATGGTGGCTATTTTAATGCAAGCCGATGTCAAATGCTGCCAGtatgtttcatttgtcttcaTCTATAAGGTTTCTGTCTTTGGTGGCTTTCTATGGTTTTCTAATGCCTAGCATGGAATAGATGTTTCAAGATTTTTCTAGTTTCAGTTTTGTATCTATGAAGatactttgatttttttttatgtcAGTAACTCAGTACTAGTTGGGCTGAGTAAGAAGCTCATAAAAAGATGTCTGCTGGATTACACTGGTGTAAACCCGCATGTTCAGAAACTGGAAATATCGTTTGGGGTTTGTTTCTATTTTATCTGTTCCTTCACATATGAGTTACCATCCTATGGTATTGTTTATATTTTCTTCTGATTTACTATGGAAATAATCAGTGCAACTTGTGACAGTGCTAACTTGCGATAGTGGTTTGCATCCTGACTTCAACGGGACTGACATTTGTACATTCAGTGCCAGGCTCAATGATGTGGCGTGCAAGGAATGTATTGGTGGGATCTGCTCTTGGTGCTGGCATCTGCTATCCACTTGGTATTTTCATCTCATCATGAACTCAAGCACAAATTTCTGCACTCTGCACTAAGCAATTAAGGGCGTTTGTCATCTTCTTACTTCCTTAATATGAGCTGATAATGGAATGGTTAATTAGTCACAGATGTTCTAGTGTTCCATGACAGTAATAGGATGCATTGAAACTCTCCTAGTTAGATAATTGCACTAGCATCTTTGGCTACTGGATTGCTTCACATTGGGGAGTAAACCCTCATATGTACCCCGATTCCAATTTGATTTGTTAGCTAAAAGCTTCCAGTAGATGAATACCCTTTTCATCTGGCACCAAACTATTGTTTCTTTGTTATAGAGTGTTCTAGAATTGAAATCATGGTTAGTATTTGAAGTGCACGCATCACAGTATGGGAGTCTGTTGCACAAACTTTGTGTTTCTGTAGGTCTGTTTTTGACAACTTATTTGGTCATTGTACATTGCTACAAGCCAGCAAAGTCTGCTGTTAATTTTCAATGGTTGCTTCTACAGGTTGGGTACAGTTGAAGCTGGCAGAAAAGGCCAACTTGGAGATTGCAAATTCTAAACCATCAAACGATTTGACAGAGGGAAAAGGAAATCAAACCCGAGTGGGTGCTGCTATCGAACGACTTGAGGGTAGTCTGAAGAAGTGAAGCTTACGCATCGATGGCATTTTTCTCGTCCTCTCGGTTCCATAAATGTAGCAGCTACAACGACTGGGCTGCACTGACTATTGCTTCCTTTCTCGCATGTTAATGTTACCGACTTTTATGTTGGGCAGTTGGCAGTATATTGATGTAGAATACGACTTGCAAAATGTGATTTCTACTTTTTTGTTCCAAAAGCTGGAAAAGATGTCCGTTGTACTGAAACAGTAGAGAACCATTGTTTGTGGCTTGTTTGGCACAGCTTTACCCGGCATCGACTCTTGCTGCACTGCGTGGAGGAATCAGAACCGGTGAATTGGGCCTTCCCTCGtagctagcttttcttgcaagTTTTTTGGGTATTCTAATAAGAACCTAGACCATAATCTTAGTTCTTGGTATTTTGAAGGGTTATATATTTTACACATTGGGTACTTTCATCTCGTGTCATCTCCTTACCAAAAGCATTAATGTTATAAATGTGTCGACTCATCAAGAAATTTACTAGCTAACTCAGTTCCAGATATCAGTTTAAGAGGAAGCCGGGTCATCTAGGAATGCTCAGCGTCCTGCGAAAGCTGCTGAAACTCACTTCATAGTCGGCTGCCGCTAAAAGACTTTGCTTTCTGTTGCTTGGACTGCACAAGTATGCGACGTTTACATCAATGCTGACAGCACAGGCTTTCCAGAGCCTTCGCTACGGGTATGGGCGCAGCGAGGCATGCCGCTCATCCTAGTACATAGTTGTCTCAACCAAGATCGATTGCATAGCATCCATTCAACAATGTGCAGGCCCTATCGGTAGTTGCACACAAAATGCAAAGCGAAAGCATAACAGTCCACATTAAAACGCTGAGTAATCTTGCATTCTGACTTCCCAAGCTTTGATCATTACAAAAGCAGTTCATCTTGACTAACATGATTCAAATTAAACAACAATGCCCAGAAATCAAAACTACTGCAACTACTGTACCAATCTAACATCATGTAATTCATGTGCTCCGGAAACCAATATGAGACTTTAGTTTGCTGGGGACTGTTGTCGGCCATCTGGTATGGCGAAAAGAACAATGGGTTTGGACGGCCCAGTAAATGGAACATCACATCTGTAGTACCCTTTCCTTTCAAGCTGTATGGTCTCTCCCTGTTTGAGATTCCGCATGTCCGGGTCTCCAAGAGCCGAAGTGGTGCAAGGATTAACAGCCTGTTgggcaggccgtaaacgatcgtaaacgatcgtggattataagctggaacagtatttttctctcacaccaaatcagccagcaataaataatccacgattcATCCCGGGCAGTCGAACATGCTGTAAGATGGTTAACGAAGTCATCCTTTTCTTCCAACTGCGAAGATGCCAAACAATAGGATTTATAACATATACAAGTAGATGATTCTTAACCACAGAATAAACAGCATAATTAATTGATGAACAATATTATTTTGCCCAAGGAACCTGATTCCACATGTTTGCTTTTCCACTGCCATGTATCATGACAAATACAGAATGAAATTGGAGTAGATGGCCAACTTCCCTAAAAAGTTTAAGCTTTTCAAGTACTGTCTTGAGTTTTATGACCATTTGGTTCATAAAAATTATTGAACTGCTAAGATAAGTTGGGTACTAGGTGTTGTTCTTCAATACTTCAA includes:
- the LOC136458061 gene encoding uncharacterized protein; translation: MPVSASPPAQPAAPPPPPPPAAPAPPEETEATAGSPSRASAVGTVNWGTATLVGVFAGLLYGGSREASASVSKDAEVMLKMGSTTDKREQYRLMRDAMEKRFIRVAKGSLVGGVRLGMFTANFFGIQNLLIDTRGVHDVFNIAAAGSATAAAFGLILPGSMMWRARNVLVGSALGAGICYPLGWVQLKLAEKANLEIANSKPSNDLTEGKGNQTRVGAAIERLEGSLKK
- the LOC136455923 gene encoding phosphatidylinositol 4-kinase gamma 1-like: MAIAVGHFHDLKPPAVRDRHYSLYSVALLDRPLLNRDHRDHAAAAAGGGHTGLSQRRRSQSSPCFTTVVAPAGSEHADRSESKMPRVEIVAGRHARGVRELIAEAAAAIASGTRLVAAQSGLGGALLLEGSRAGEHVAVIKPLDDAATAAGSPPASGGGYESRTVLREVAAFLLDHDGFASVEPTALIKISRPATATTVASIQRFVAHEYDAGELGPSRFSVASVHRVGILDVRLLNIDRHAGNILVKNPASFQCAHGGSSTPPPLDLVPIDHGLCLPEQLDDPYFEWLHWPQSSLPFTDDELAYVASLDPFKDAETLRAELPSLKEPAIRILTVCTIFLKRAAAAGLCLADIGDMMTREFTAQQDGLSTLEALCKQVHDSVLPRLLPSFPHPSPDGDGVDEGTTVSGGRKHVSFSDLSFAEWVSFLERFEQLLPAALEAKKSAGLGMSSSSF